A window of the Halarsenatibacter silvermanii genome harbors these coding sequences:
- a CDS encoding ParA family protein, with the protein MKKKIAIVNQKGGVGKTTTAINLGAIIAETGENVLLADLDPQANMTTGVGFSAEKYLTIYEILTEDRKLTEAICENVIEEKGWGKLDLIPADIKMANAELELSGELGREMLLRKSYEAAEKNLMQNNYDYMVMDTNPSLGLLTVNAMMLADSVIIPLEPSQFSADGMDRLLEIIKEIKDNFNDNLDVEGLLICRVDGRTKMADKFYEDFKQEYGDFVFDTAIHVNVALSEAQHEGMPINLYKPNASGAKEYKKLAKAVMINE; encoded by the coding sequence ATGAAGAAAAAAATAGCTATAGTAAATCAAAAAGGTGGTGTAGGCAAAACCACTACTGCAATTAATTTAGGAGCTATAATTGCGGAGACTGGTGAAAATGTATTACTAGCTGATTTGGACCCTCAGGCTAACATGACAACTGGCGTAGGATTTTCTGCTGAAAAATATTTAACTATTTATGAAATATTAACGGAGGACAGAAAACTTACTGAAGCTATCTGTGAGAATGTTATTGAAGAAAAAGGGTGGGGAAAGCTAGATTTAATTCCTGCCGATATTAAAATGGCCAATGCAGAGTTAGAACTTTCAGGAGAGTTAGGACGAGAAATGTTGCTCCGCAAGTCATATGAGGCGGCTGAAAAAAATCTAATGCAAAATAATTATGATTATATGGTTATGGATACTAATCCTTCTTTAGGATTACTGACAGTAAATGCGATGATGTTAGCTGATAGCGTCATAATCCCTTTAGAACCTAGCCAGTTTTCTGCGGATGGTATGGATAGATTACTTGAAATAATTAAAGAAATTAAAGATAACTTTAATGATAATCTTGATGTAGAAGGGCTTTTAATTTGCCGAGTTGATGGCCGAACTAAAATGGCGGATAAATTTTATGAAGACTTCAAACAGGAATATGGTGACTTTGTATTTGATACCGCAATTCATGTTAATGTTGCTTTGAGTGAAGCACAACACGAAGGCATGCCAATAAATCTTTATAAACCTAACGCTAGCGGAGCCAAAGAATATAAGAAATTAGCAAAGGCGGTGATGATAAATGAGTGA
- the hfq gene encoding RNA chaperone Hfq, with protein sequence MSNNIQGSLLSEMQKSGKEVKVFLTNGFQLSGEVIGFDNFTIILNDNGQQKLIYKHAVSTIVPEEEVNVG encoded by the coding sequence ATGAGCAATAACATCCAGGGTTCTTTATTAAGTGAAATGCAAAAAAGCGGAAAAGAAGTGAAAGTATTTTTAACCAATGGCTTTCAGTTGAGCGGAGAGGTAATTGGATTTGATAATTTTACAATTATCCTGAATGATAATGGTCAGCAGAAATTAATTTACAAGCATGCTGTGTCTACCATTGTGCCTGAAGAAGAGGTAAATGTAGGTTGA
- a CDS encoding tyrosine-type recombinase/integrase, which translates to MPKRKIPDVLSEKEQQKILGVFNERYFSSQRNKMMIKLMLDAGLRLSEAINLPWQDVNLQTGEIKIKESKNEKGRIVWLNEETLEKLKSWRRRQNEKVKEEVDLVFTTKTANQLGPRNVRSMVYNYAEKAGTTEKDISPHTFRHTFATDLYRRTKNLRLVQKALGHADISTTQIYTHIVDEEMEEAMKNFRGKVRG; encoded by the coding sequence GTGCCCAAAAGAAAAATACCTGATGTGTTATCTGAAAAAGAACAGCAGAAAATTTTAGGTGTTTTCAATGAAAGATATTTTTCCTCGCAGAGAAATAAGATGATGATTAAACTGATGCTGGATGCCGGTCTCAGGTTATCGGAAGCTATCAATCTCCCCTGGCAGGATGTAAATTTGCAGACGGGCGAGATTAAAATCAAGGAAAGCAAAAACGAAAAGGGAAGAATTGTCTGGCTGAATGAAGAGACTTTAGAAAAGCTTAAGAGCTGGCGGCGGAGGCAAAATGAAAAAGTGAAGGAAGAGGTGGATTTAGTTTTTACCACCAAAACGGCCAATCAATTAGGTCCCAGGAATGTAAGGTCGATGGTATATAATTATGCTGAAAAAGCGGGGACCACTGAGAAAGATATAAGCCCGCATACTTTCCGTCACACTTTTGCGACTGACCTTTACCGCAGAACCAAAAATTTGAGGCTGGTGCAGAAGGCCTTGGGGCATGCGGATATTTCCACAACTCAGATATACACTCATATAGTGGATGAAGAGATGGAGGAGGCTATGAAGAATTTTCGGGGTAAAGTAAGAGGTTAA
- a CDS encoding restriction endonuclease yields the protein MNCWIWNIDKSKIDYLQREIQEGKLRQGWGYRKDLDLRKIQERIQQGEKLDRKVQRAWDRCKWMLQDIKSGDLILVKNIPDSDSFTIVEVKGEYDFSLDESQGDQGHILPVEKINSFNKKNEKVSAPLRNYINRERHPIRRTKKYKEEIINLADLEISQEKAMKPEEFQESVENFSQSLLPHLKEFLKESIDYRTAEKLVLNILLNDVNDESNITHTAGPKEYGADIIVEYDLAGGFSSKIAVQVKKHGGVDNDTTGINQLEEALSKYDVYAGVLFTFADELGSDLEKRIKETKEEYMIDVIYGENLYMRLLEILIDPEFELQLE from the coding sequence ATGAATTGTTGGATTTGGAATATTGATAAAAGCAAGATTGATTACCTTCAAAGAGAAATTCAGGAAGGAAAATTAAGGCAGGGTTGGGGTTATCGAAAAGATCTTGACTTGAGAAAAATACAAGAGAGAATTCAACAAGGAGAGAAATTAGATAGGAAAGTTCAAAGAGCCTGGGATCGCTGCAAATGGATGTTACAAGATATAAAGTCAGGAGACCTGATTTTAGTGAAAAATATACCTGACAGCGATAGTTTTACGATAGTAGAAGTAAAGGGAGAATATGATTTTTCACTTGATGAGTCCCAAGGTGATCAGGGCCATATTCTGCCTGTTGAAAAAATTAATTCTTTTAATAAAAAGAATGAGAAAGTTTCAGCACCCTTAAGAAATTATATCAACAGAGAGAGACATCCTATAAGAAGAACAAAAAAATACAAAGAAGAAATTATTAATCTTGCTGATCTAGAAATCTCTCAAGAAAAAGCTATGAAACCAGAAGAATTTCAAGAGTCTGTTGAGAATTTTAGCCAAAGCCTACTACCTCATCTCAAAGAATTCCTTAAAGAAAGTATTGATTATAGAACAGCCGAAAAATTAGTTTTAAACATTTTGTTGAATGATGTCAATGATGAGAGTAATATTACTCATACTGCTGGTCCGAAAGAATATGGAGCAGATATTATTGTTGAATATGATTTGGCTGGTGGGTTTAGTAGCAAAATTGCTGTTCAAGTTAAAAAGCATGGAGGAGTGGACAATGATACGACTGGAATAAATCAGTTAGAAGAAGCATTATCAAAGTACGACGTATATGCTGGGGTATTGTTTACATTTGCAGACGAGTTGGGCTCAGACCTTGAAAAAAGAATAAAAGAAACCAAAGAAGAGTATATGATAGATGTTATTTATGGAGAAAATTTATACATGAGATTGCTAGAAATACTTATTGATCCTGAATTTGAGTTGCAGCTTGAATGA
- a CDS encoding putative toxin-antitoxin system toxin component, PIN family: MVDTNILISAVLSSDSVPAELVNTVLFKHKLVLCDQIEKEMHRVFDEKFPDKKDDMEEFLTQLSYESVYTPRKINKEKYPDIRDEKDLPILVSAINADVDCFITGDKDFFALDLERPKIISARNFLEREDM, from the coding sequence ATGGTTGATACAAATATACTTATATCAGCTGTTTTATCTTCTGATTCCGTTCCTGCCGAGCTGGTCAATACCGTTTTATTTAAACACAAATTGGTGCTGTGCGATCAAATTGAAAAGGAAATGCATAGGGTATTTGATGAGAAATTTCCTGATAAAAAAGATGATATGGAAGAGTTTTTAACACAATTAAGTTATGAATCAGTTTATACTCCCAGAAAAATTAACAAAGAAAAATATCCTGATATCAGAGACGAAAAAGATTTGCCTATATTAGTTTCAGCAATCAATGCGGATGTCGATTGTTTTATCACTGGAGATAAAGATTTCTTTGCTCTTGATTTAGAAAGGCCAAAGATTATCTCTGCCCGAAATTTTTTAGAACGAGAAGATATGTAA
- a CDS encoding HEPN domain-containing protein: MKLEPILGKIIELTKNIYLKEIEDYALKEDFLISHNELNLPFASFQFWYTKRGTEICRDIAIMSTKYDSGLDGGDFETYEKIIREFFKKNVFNKDLFDTDLLIPIQIEKLFDAIVLQNRPKKFAKKVWDILYQRLLNSLKNWIIIYPLSRVSTKSFNLDYDGVSLANSSDSDFWNQFENKYPALEFWNPEEGKKARSEKSVFSDNPPETWLLCEVKGTKNGSRNKAGNLMKKFLAVLLSYIYMKNPSIIYQSAAEGFSYSLQISSDAKSSYHYSHIEVLLHPLISDIEIDQQIINNINEWYKSYSYASKEKSHRANKGAHFIQYGLSAEDELDKFINFFISLDALFGERGKVKKGIIEGVSNEYTNQVEKLYKLRSELVHGGSSFIEEWDGMMSYREHFNSEPLYDVRKIAMQMLREYFV, from the coding sequence ATGAAATTAGAGCCTATTTTAGGAAAAATCATTGAACTAACAAAAAACATTTATTTGAAGGAAATAGAAGATTATGCTTTAAAAGAGGATTTTTTAATTAGTCACAATGAGTTGAATTTGCCATTTGCCTCATTTCAATTTTGGTACACTAAAAGAGGAACAGAGATTTGTAGGGATATTGCAATAATGAGTACTAAATATGATTCTGGTTTGGATGGAGGCGATTTTGAAACTTATGAAAAAATCATTAGAGAATTTTTTAAGAAAAATGTATTTAATAAAGATCTATTTGATACAGATTTGTTAATTCCAATTCAAATAGAAAAGTTATTTGATGCGATAGTTTTACAAAATAGACCAAAAAAGTTTGCTAAAAAAGTATGGGATATTCTATATCAGCGATTATTAAATTCTTTAAAAAATTGGATTATTATTTATCCATTATCCAGAGTTTCTACCAAATCATTCAATCTAGATTATGATGGTGTTTCATTAGCTAATTCTTCTGACAGTGATTTTTGGAATCAATTTGAAAATAAGTATCCTGCGTTAGAGTTTTGGAATCCGGAAGAAGGAAAAAAAGCCCGAAGTGAAAAAAGTGTATTTTCTGATAATCCACCAGAAACTTGGCTATTATGTGAAGTTAAAGGTACGAAAAATGGTTCTAGAAATAAAGCAGGGAATTTAATGAAAAAGTTTTTAGCTGTATTATTATCATATATTTATATGAAAAATCCTAGTATTATTTATCAAAGTGCTGCAGAAGGATTTTCATATTCCTTACAAATATCTTCGGATGCGAAAAGTAGTTACCATTATTCTCATATAGAAGTTTTATTACATCCTTTAATTTCAGATATAGAGATTGATCAGCAAATTATTAATAATATAAATGAATGGTATAAAAGCTATTCATATGCTTCAAAAGAAAAATCTCATAGAGCAAATAAAGGTGCTCATTTTATCCAGTATGGTCTGTCTGCTGAAGATGAATTAGATAAATTTATTAATTTTTTTATTTCATTAGATGCCTTATTTGGAGAACGCGGAAAAGTAAAAAAAGGGATTATAGAAGGGGTATCAAATGAATACACGAATCAGGTAGAAAAACTTTACAAACTTCGATCCGAGCTAGTTCATGGAGGTTCTAGTTTTATTGAAGAATGGGATGGAATGATGAGTTATAGAGAGCATTTCAATTCAGAACCGTTATATGATGTAAGAAAAATAGCAATGCAAATGTTACGGGAATATTTTGTATAG
- a CDS encoding AbrB/MazE/SpoVT family DNA-binding domain-containing protein: MDIARVSSQGQITIPAEIRKKLKLDEGDKVLFVEEEGQIYLLNASLEAMKEFQNSMEGKAAEAGMTAEEDVTEAVEKAREEIWEENYADNG, from the coding sequence ATGGATATTGCCCGTGTTTCTTCCCAGGGTCAAATCACTATTCCAGCAGAAATCAGAAAAAAATTAAAATTGGATGAGGGAGATAAAGTCTTATTCGTAGAAGAGGAAGGTCAAATTTATTTGCTAAATGCCTCTTTAGAAGCGATGAAAGAATTTCAAAACTCCATGGAAGGTAAAGCTGCCGAAGCAGGAATGACTGCAGAAGAAGATGTTACAGAAGCTGTCGAAAAAGCAAGAGAAGAGATTTGGGAGGAAAATTATGCGGATAATGGTTGA
- a CDS encoding ribbon-helix-helix protein, CopG family — protein MSEDKFSNKKSKGILDGIKEGPKSAEKKENDLAEKARKRNRVKRTYSLREDILEKLEELAKKHENINKSEIVEIALEELYEKYA, from the coding sequence ATGAGTGAAGATAAATTTAGCAACAAAAAATCAAAAGGTATCTTAGATGGAATCAAAGAAGGACCCAAAAGCGCCGAAAAAAAAGAAAATGATCTAGCCGAAAAAGCTCGCAAAAGAAACCGAGTAAAAAGAACCTATTCTTTACGAGAAGATATACTGGAAAAATTAGAAGAATTAGCAAAAAAACATGAAAATATAAATAAATCAGAAATTGTAGAAATAGCCCTGGAAGAACTATATGAAAAATACGCATAA
- the hfq gene encoding RNA chaperone Hfq: MSGINLQHNFLEKIKNEEIKATIYLKNGVQIEGYIEDYGQYTIVINSSEETQMILKSGITTIEPEKRVNDYFPDEF, from the coding sequence GTGTCTGGTATTAACCTTCAGCATAATTTTTTGGAAAAGATAAAAAATGAGGAAATTAAAGCAACAATATATCTTAAAAATGGAGTACAAATTGAAGGTTATATAGAAGATTATGGTCAGTATACTATTGTGATCAACAGCAGCGAAGAGACGCAGATGATATTAAAAAGTGGTATCACAACGATAGAACCAGAAAAAAGGGTTAATGATTATTTTCCTGATGAGTTTTAG
- a CDS encoding DnaD domain protein — protein sequence MRKLKRAVIKEELVEITGNYKLAIVLNQLLYWAERVGSKRYKKWLEEESNRKLDEVNDLKGGWIYKSASDLKNEIMLNVTTKTIRNWLKKLVEQGFLLERNNSKNKMDQTKQYRINAIKLVRKLEKEGYHLEGYKYDELLRSLAARNRNNFGSNCNDFDCNENNFGSNCNDFGAIPETTSEITTKTTKNKTEEEDARARAKGRPENPQPPDTSQSESDTPKVIAEKFEEIFNRKLSIDFYNKMKDIYSDPKILLHALRIAEEKGDKPAYVLAILKDWSKNGLGTVDMINDYIEDRAAEKKANTYNNNNRNEVNKNPEYDEELVEKLQDPEYLKKNRGWH from the coding sequence ATGCGAAAATTAAAAAGAGCAGTTATTAAAGAAGAACTAGTAGAAATAACTGGTAATTACAAGCTAGCAATAGTTCTTAATCAGCTTTTATACTGGGCAGAACGAGTTGGTTCTAAGCGATATAAGAAATGGTTAGAAGAAGAAAGTAATAGAAAATTAGATGAGGTTAATGATTTAAAAGGCGGTTGGATTTATAAATCAGCATCAGATTTAAAAAATGAAATTATGTTAAATGTAACTACTAAAACCATTAGAAATTGGTTGAAAAAATTAGTCGAACAGGGTTTTTTATTGGAAAGAAATAATTCTAAAAATAAAATGGATCAAACAAAGCAGTATAGAATAAATGCCATTAAATTAGTACGAAAATTAGAAAAAGAAGGTTATCATCTAGAAGGTTACAAATACGATGAACTGCTAAGATCTTTGGCAGCTCGGAATCGAAATAATTTCGGTTCCAATTGTAATGATTTCGATTGCAATGAAAATAATTTCGGTTCCAATTGTAATGATTTCGGTGCAATACCAGAGACTACATCAGAGATTACAACAAAGACTACAAAGAATAAAACCGAAGAAGAAGACGCGCGAGCCCGCGCGAAGGGAAGACCTGAAAACCCCCAACCCCCCGATACCAGCCAATCAGAATCAGACACTCCGAAAGTAATTGCAGAAAAGTTTGAGGAGATATTTAACAGAAAGCTTTCGATCGATTTCTATAACAAGATGAAAGATATCTATAGCGATCCGAAGATTTTACTTCATGCGCTCAGGATAGCTGAAGAAAAAGGTGACAAACCCGCCTATGTTCTGGCAATTTTGAAGGATTGGTCCAAAAATGGCTTGGGTACTGTAGATATGATAAACGATTACATAGAGGATAGAGCTGCCGAAAAGAAGGCAAATACTTATAATAACAATAACAGAAATGAAGTGAATAAAAACCCTGAATATGACGAAGAATTGGTAGAGAAATTACAGGACCCTGAGTATCTAAAAAAGAATAGAGGCTGGCACTGA
- a CDS encoding DUF1670 domain-containing protein, with the protein MTKGPFSNLDKRTFKQAVVELLENEYKILGSHKVLKLIAEDIAQLDHKYHHRKKEQALGSLTWVSTSDENDKPSLGQKLEEYKQEVVNLPYITEEDIELKRQKVSKIEHDKIRIERLAKAAKEKGALLTVEELAAILNRSTATISKRIKEYHKENDDILPLKGYMLDMGRGTTHKRKILKLYEEGLQPPDIARKTNHSQQAVDRYIKDYERVKFLVRRGIEPAQIQHMTGRGKSVIEQYIEIIEHYHPDHGNDEEES; encoded by the coding sequence ATGACTAAGGGCCCGTTTTCTAACCTGGATAAAAGGACTTTCAAGCAGGCAGTAGTAGAACTTTTAGAGAACGAATATAAAATCTTGGGCAGTCATAAAGTACTTAAATTAATAGCAGAAGATATAGCTCAGTTAGACCATAAATACCATCACCGCAAAAAAGAGCAAGCTCTGGGCAGTTTAACCTGGGTCTCAACCTCCGATGAAAATGACAAACCAAGTTTGGGACAGAAATTAGAAGAATACAAACAGGAAGTAGTCAATTTGCCCTACATTACAGAAGAAGACATAGAGCTAAAACGCCAGAAGGTATCCAAAATAGAACATGATAAAATACGCATTGAGAGACTCGCCAAGGCTGCTAAAGAAAAAGGAGCTCTTTTAACTGTAGAGGAGCTGGCAGCCATCCTCAACCGCTCTACAGCAACCATATCCAAAAGAATCAAGGAGTATCACAAGGAAAATGATGATATCCTTCCTCTCAAGGGCTATATGCTCGATATGGGGCGAGGCACCACTCATAAAAGAAAGATACTTAAACTTTATGAGGAAGGTCTGCAGCCTCCTGATATAGCCCGTAAGACCAATCATTCGCAGCAGGCAGTTGATAGATACATCAAAGACTATGAAAGAGTGAAATTTCTTGTCAGAAGAGGTATTGAACCCGCGCAAATACAGCATATGACTGGCAGAGGTAAATCAGTAATTGAGCAGTATATTGAGATTATAGAGCATTATCATCCCGATCATGGCAATGATGAAGAAGAAAGTTAA
- a CDS encoding DUF1670 domain-containing protein produces the protein MAKTSQQRVEVKNRDKQLKYILENEFELSPRESESIVKTANEIYELENYEPSHQADRGKIVRTVISKDAKHGPRLEELPKVNVTLTKDIQKEDKNLYRKEGKTSLRQSKILRMTNEALEQDGLLTQEDLADILEVSVRTIRRDIKKLEKRDFDVPTRGVYQDIGSGVSHKTKIIKLHLEYHTYSEIQRKTRHSSAAIKRYITSFGRVLLSLKNDLSTKQTAHIVGISEKLVKEYTEIYLQYNTDEYQERLADIVNLAESKAAVRTAAKKGALK, from the coding sequence ATGGCAAAAACAAGCCAACAGAGAGTCGAAGTTAAAAATCGTGACAAACAGCTGAAATATATCCTGGAAAATGAATTTGAACTTTCACCACGCGAATCGGAATCAATCGTGAAGACTGCAAATGAGATATATGAACTGGAAAATTATGAACCCTCTCATCAGGCTGACAGAGGTAAAATAGTCAGGACAGTAATCTCCAAGGATGCAAAGCATGGCCCCAGATTAGAAGAACTTCCCAAAGTCAACGTTACGCTGACTAAAGACATCCAAAAAGAGGATAAAAACCTTTACCGCAAGGAAGGTAAAACCAGCCTCAGACAGTCCAAGATACTGCGTATGACCAATGAAGCCTTAGAGCAGGACGGATTACTTACCCAGGAGGATCTGGCGGATATCCTGGAAGTCTCAGTGAGAACTATAAGGCGCGATATAAAGAAGCTGGAAAAAAGAGATTTTGATGTTCCCACCAGGGGAGTTTATCAGGATATAGGGTCTGGTGTCTCCCATAAGACCAAAATAATAAAGCTTCATTTAGAATACCACACCTACTCAGAGATACAGAGAAAGACCAGACATTCATCTGCTGCCATCAAGCGATATATTACCAGTTTTGGCCGTGTCCTCCTTTCTTTAAAGAATGATCTATCTACAAAGCAGACAGCCCATATAGTTGGTATATCGGAAAAGCTGGTAAAAGAGTATACAGAAATATACCTCCAGTATAACACTGATGAGTATCAGGAAAGACTGGCCGATATAGTCAATTTAGCTGAGAGCAAAGCGGCAGTGAGAACTGCAGCAAAAAAGGGGGCTCTAAAATGA